The proteins below come from a single Eubacterium limosum genomic window:
- a CDS encoding helix-turn-helix transcriptional regulator, protein MKTRIRELRKQRHISQAELARAVRVTRLTITSIENEKYTASLVLAYKISKYFGLTIEEVFDFSEIEEEEKSHESL, encoded by the coding sequence ATGAAAACACGTATCCGCGAATTGAGAAAACAAAGGCATATTTCCCAGGCAGAGCTGGCAAGGGCCGTCCGGGTCACCCGGCTGACCATCACCTCCATCGAGAATGAAAAATACACGGCCTCACTGGTTCTCGCGTACAAAATCTCAAAATACTTTGGCCTGACCATTGAGGAGGTCTTTGATTTTTCAGAAATTGAGGAGGAAGAAAAAAGCCATGAATCCCTTTAA
- a CDS encoding GrpB family protein produces the protein MKADLTELSLEELWTLFPIILKEHNPNYKDWYEEEKQRIIRHVEPEKIVRISHIGSTAVEGLTAKPTVDILLEIDGACGVSEVTEVFENLGWGLMSREDDPVKLSFNKGYTPQGFADRVYHLHVRYFGNWSELYFRDFLIAHPDVAREYERLKLKLWKQYEHDRDGYTEAKTDFVRRYSDMAKIEFSNRYLPER, from the coding sequence GTGAAAGCAGATTTAACAGAATTATCATTGGAGGAGTTGTGGACATTGTTTCCCATCATTTTGAAGGAGCATAATCCAAATTATAAAGACTGGTACGAAGAAGAAAAGCAGCGGATTATCAGACATGTAGAACCAGAAAAAATTGTCCGTATCAGCCACATTGGCAGTACGGCTGTTGAGGGGCTGACTGCAAAACCGACTGTTGATATCTTGCTGGAAATTGACGGAGCCTGCGGTGTTTCTGAGGTCACAGAGGTGTTTGAAAACCTTGGCTGGGGACTGATGTCACGGGAGGACGATCCGGTAAAGCTGTCGTTTAACAAGGGCTACACGCCGCAGGGGTTCGCCGACAGGGTTTACCATCTCCATGTGAGATATTTTGGAAATTGGTCTGAGCTGTATTTCAGGGATTTTCTGATAGCACATCCCGATGTGGCAAGGGAATACGAGCGCCTGAAGCTGAAGCTCTGGAAGCAGTACGAACACGACCGGGATGGATATACAGAAGCTAAAACAGATTTTGTCAGGCGGTATTCGGATATGGCGAAAATAGAATTTAGCAACAGATATTTGCCAGAGCGTTGA
- a CDS encoding TfoX/Sxy family DNA transformation protein, giving the protein MKGCDFVAELTSMRNIGKEIEKKLMAVGICSAEELSQLGSKEAFLRLKTRFSNVCLVHLYTLQGAIDRIEYNQLPDEVKRDLKSFSDELK; this is encoded by the coding sequence ATGAAAGGTTGTGATTTTGTGGCCGAACTGACTTCTATGCGAAACATCGGAAAAGAAATTGAAAAGAAGCTCATGGCTGTTGGTATCTGCTCTGCCGAGGAGCTGTCGCAGCTTGGGAGTAAAGAAGCGTTTTTACGCTTGAAGACGCGTTTTTCAAACGTCTGCCTGGTACACTTGTACACGCTTCAGGGCGCCATTGACCGTATCGAATACAACCAGCTGCCCGATGAAGTCAAGCGTGATTTAAAAAGCTTCAGCGATGAATTAAAATAA
- a CDS encoding ABC transporter permease, which yields MKALRKDTVREIRKSLSRFLSIVAIIALGICFFGGVKSTSPSMKYTANQYFEAQKLADIHLVSTYGFTDDDVAALKKVEGVAAVMPTYSTDVIVENGEKRPVFKVLAVPAEDGLNQPLLLEGRMPEKDNECVIEMPDTTGPHTGRNAYSIGSTIKMSPEVGDKKLEDTLSQSEYTVVGYIRSPQYISIERGSTSVGSGDISFYMMVKPEVFKSERYTDAYVYSTASADGVSAYSTEYKDAVSELEKRLETVGQERLQVNYDDIMTTGTQEIDKAKRELLDAQTTFDDEIAKAEQQLRDAEQQIADGEAELAEGQRSYDEMVASTTKTLNEKQDELQNAESQWNTGQQQYADGQSQYEQNKAAFDAGKPDAEKQIAEKKGELDQLGGMIDSIKSQIAVIEAIPEEKRTEEQKQTLIQLKAQLQNLQPVYDQGIKALNAAIQQLRDAENQLAAAKAQLDQSKAELDSAAVQIEQGKTAITQGWQQLEQGKAQAEQQLAEGRQKLDDARRQLAEGRTELETKRAEGQQKLDDARQKIADSEKELKDVDFGKWYVFNRDDNPGYSGYGEDANRIDNVAGIFPVFFLLVAALVAFTTMTRMVEEQRMEIGTLKALGYSPASIASKFVIYAALAAVVGCAIGVVSGINTLPRLIVGAYSLLYQVPELSLSVPWGAIIISCIITLLCTVGAAILICSVELREDPSELMRPKAPKIGKRIFLEKIPFIWKRMGFISKVTARNILRYKARFFMTVIGISGCTALILAGFGLQDSIFSIIPKQFEEISVYDGMMAFKNEDTLEAKAPLESELRNDAQVEDAMLAKQLKMSVALADGDHSKDAYLYVPETPGDMNRFIDLRHRKEPDQKLTLDDSGAIITEKLANDLGIKVGDTIRLYSDDKEFKIKVADITENYIENYVYVSPKAYEAASGEPVKYNIAYFNLKDTGTDAENAFGEKWLDNSDVVSVSFTGSIVKSSTDSLSSLNMVVLVMLVAAGALAFVVLYNLTNINVSERVREIATIRVLGFYDRETNNYIFRENIILSFIGMLIGLGLGVILNNFIITTVETDIVMFGRGIDPSSYVFACLFTMAFTLIVNLFMAPVIKKVDMVESLKSIE from the coding sequence ATGAAAGCATTAAGAAAAGACACAGTGCGGGAAATACGGAAGTCCCTGAGCCGTTTTTTGTCCATCGTGGCAATCATTGCTCTGGGAATCTGTTTTTTTGGGGGCGTCAAGAGCACCAGCCCCAGCATGAAATATACGGCCAACCAGTATTTTGAAGCGCAGAAGCTGGCAGATATCCATCTGGTATCGACCTATGGCTTTACCGACGACGATGTGGCCGCGTTAAAAAAGGTGGAGGGCGTGGCAGCAGTGATGCCGACTTACTCAACGGATGTGATCGTGGAAAACGGCGAAAAGCGCCCGGTGTTCAAGGTGCTGGCTGTACCGGCCGAAGATGGCCTGAATCAGCCGCTGCTGTTAGAGGGCCGCATGCCAGAAAAGGATAATGAATGCGTGATCGAGATGCCGGACACCACTGGCCCTCACACAGGCCGGAACGCTTACAGCATCGGCAGCACCATCAAGATGTCGCCCGAGGTGGGCGATAAAAAGCTGGAGGACACCCTGTCCCAGAGCGAGTACACAGTGGTGGGCTATATCCGTTCGCCACAGTACATCTCCATTGAACGCGGGTCCACATCGGTGGGCAGCGGAGATATTTCTTTTTATATGATGGTAAAGCCCGAGGTCTTTAAGTCAGAGCGTTATACCGACGCCTATGTCTATTCCACTGCCAGCGCGGACGGTGTCTCAGCCTACAGCACCGAGTACAAGGACGCCGTCTCAGAGTTGGAAAAACGTCTGGAAACCGTGGGGCAAGAACGCCTTCAGGTCAACTACGACGATATTATGACCACTGGCACTCAGGAGATCGACAAGGCGAAACGGGAGCTTCTGGACGCCCAGACCACCTTTGACGACGAGATCGCAAAGGCCGAGCAGCAGCTGCGGGACGCCGAACAGCAGATCGCAGACGGCGAGGCTGAGCTGGCCGAGGGACAGAGAAGCTATGACGAGATGGTGGCCTCCACCACAAAGACCCTGAATGAGAAGCAGGACGAGCTGCAAAATGCAGAAAGCCAGTGGAACACCGGACAGCAGCAGTATGCGGATGGACAGAGCCAGTATGAGCAGAATAAGGCCGCCTTTGATGCCGGAAAGCCTGACGCCGAGAAGCAGATTGCTGAGAAAAAAGGCGAGCTGGATCAGCTTGGGGGTATGATCGACAGCATCAAGAGCCAGATCGCAGTCATCGAAGCCATTCCGGAAGAAAAGCGGACAGAAGAACAGAAGCAGACGCTGATCCAGTTAAAGGCCCAGCTGCAAAATCTTCAGCCGGTTTATGACCAGGGGATAAAGGCCCTGAACGCGGCCATACAGCAGTTAAGGGACGCCGAGAACCAGCTGGCAGCGGCAAAAGCCCAGCTGGATCAGTCAAAGGCCGAGTTGGACAGCGCAGCGGTTCAGATTGAGCAGGGAAAGACCGCCATTACCCAGGGCTGGCAGCAGCTTGAGCAGGGAAAGGCTCAGGCAGAGCAGCAGCTCGCAGAGGGACGACAGAAACTGGACGACGCCAGACGCCAGCTGGCTGAGGGACGCACCGAGCTGGAAACAAAACGCGCCGAGGGCCAGCAGAAGCTGGATGACGCCCGGCAGAAAATTGCGGACAGCGAAAAGGAACTGAAAGACGTAGACTTTGGCAAATGGTACGTGTTTAACCGTGACGATAACCCAGGCTACAGCGGCTACGGTGAGGACGCCAACCGCATCGACAATGTGGCCGGCATTTTCCCGGTGTTCTTCCTGCTGGTGGCTGCGCTGGTGGCCTTTACGACCATGACCCGCATGGTTGAGGAACAGCGCATGGAAATCGGAACGCTGAAAGCCCTGGGCTACAGTCCTGCCAGCATCGCGTCCAAGTTTGTGATTTACGCGGCCCTGGCGGCTGTGGTGGGCTGCGCCATCGGTGTGGTCAGCGGTATTAATACGCTGCCAAGGCTGATCGTAGGCGCTTACAGCCTGCTGTACCAGGTGCCGGAACTGTCGCTTTCAGTGCCCTGGGGCGCTATCATCATCAGCTGTATTATTACCCTCCTATGCACTGTGGGGGCCGCAATCCTCATCTGCTCTGTGGAGCTGAGGGAAGATCCCTCCGAGCTGATGCGGCCAAAGGCGCCGAAAATCGGCAAGCGCATCTTCCTGGAAAAAATTCCGTTTATCTGGAAGCGCATGGGCTTTATCTCCAAGGTAACCGCCCGGAATATTCTGCGCTACAAGGCCCGCTTCTTCATGACTGTTATCGGGATCTCTGGCTGTACTGCCTTGATCCTGGCAGGCTTTGGTCTGCAGGACTCTATTTTCTCCATCATTCCTAAACAGTTTGAGGAGATATCCGTTTACGATGGCATGATGGCCTTTAAAAATGAGGATACCCTGGAGGCAAAGGCGCCTCTGGAATCTGAACTGAGGAACGACGCCCAGGTTGAGGACGCCATGTTGGCCAAACAGCTGAAGATGAGTGTCGCGCTGGCGGACGGTGATCATTCCAAGGACGCTTACCTCTATGTGCCAGAAACACCCGGCGATATGAACCGCTTCATCGATCTGCGCCACCGGAAGGAGCCGGATCAAAAGCTGACCCTTGACGACAGCGGCGCCATCATTACCGAAAAGCTCGCAAATGACCTGGGCATTAAGGTGGGTGACACTATTCGGCTGTACTCAGACGATAAAGAATTTAAGATAAAAGTCGCAGACATTACAGAAAATTATATTGAAAACTATGTGTATGTATCGCCAAAGGCCTATGAGGCCGCTTCGGGCGAGCCGGTCAAATACAATATTGCCTATTTTAACCTGAAGGATACCGGCACAGACGCCGAAAACGCCTTTGGGGAAAAATGGCTGGATAACAGCGACGTGGTGTCTGTGAGCTTTACAGGCAGTATTGTCAAATCCTCCACGGACAGCCTGAGCAGCCTGAATATGGTGGTGCTGGTCATGCTGGTAGCCGCCGGAGCCCTTGCCTTCGTGGTGCTTTACAACCTGACCAACATCAATGTGTCGGAGCGGGTGCGTGAGATCGCAACGATCCGCGTTCTGGGCTTCTATGACCGGGAGACAAACAACTATATTTTCAGGGAAAACATTATCCTCTCCTTTATCGGGATGCTCATCGGTCTGGGACTGGGCGTGATCTTAAACAACTTTATCATCACCACTGTCGAGACAGACATCGTCATGTTTGGCCGGGGAATCGACCCCAGCAGCTATGTCTTTGCCTGCCTGTTCACCATGGCCTTTACCCTGATTGTCAATCTCTTTATGGCGCCGGTGATCAAAAAAGTGGACATGGTCGAGTCGCTCAAGAGTATTGAATAG
- a CDS encoding ABC transporter ATP-binding protein produces the protein MAFIKIKQVSKSFGSVRALNQLALNVPQGSICALLGHNGAGKTTTLRLILGLLSPDSGEIAVGGLNPAANGDAVRRICGVLSEDTGLYEPLSVYDNLSYFARLYGMKRRDYDTRIDTLLARFDILDKKNQAVKGFSTGMKKKVALIRALLHRPRLLLLDEPTNGLDPVSIEHLRAMLKELAEENGATIVLTTHNLSEVERMADQIAILRHGRNIFTDTLDALRQETGDDGFDLEKLYMKIEGQAARYGRD, from the coding sequence ATGGCATTTATTAAAATAAAACAGGTGAGCAAAAGCTTTGGGAGTGTGCGGGCTTTGAACCAGCTGGCACTCAACGTCCCGCAGGGATCGATCTGTGCGCTTCTGGGACACAACGGCGCGGGAAAAACCACCACACTTCGTCTGATCCTGGGGCTGCTGTCACCGGACAGCGGAGAGATCGCGGTCGGCGGCCTGAACCCGGCGGCAAATGGTGATGCTGTCCGCCGGATCTGCGGTGTGTTGTCTGAGGACACAGGCCTGTACGAGCCCCTGAGCGTCTATGATAACCTGAGCTATTTTGCGAGGCTTTACGGCATGAAGCGCCGGGACTACGACACGCGGATTGACACATTGCTCGCGCGTTTTGATATTCTGGATAAGAAAAATCAGGCAGTCAAGGGATTTTCTACAGGGATGAAGAAAAAGGTGGCGCTGATCCGCGCCTTGCTGCACCGCCCTCGGCTGCTGCTTTTAGATGAGCCCACAAACGGGCTGGACCCGGTGAGCATCGAGCATCTGCGCGCCATGCTCAAGGAGCTGGCTGAGGAAAACGGCGCCACCATTGTCCTGACCACCCACAACCTGAGTGAGGTAGAACGGATGGCAGACCAGATTGCCATCCTGCGCCACGGCAGGAACATTTTTACAGACACCCTGGACGCCCTGAGACAGGAAACCGGTGACGATGGATTTGATCTGGAAAAGCTGTATATGAAAATTGAAGGGCAGGCGGCCAGATATGGACGGGATTAG
- a CDS encoding GNAT family N-acetyltransferase, translating into MIIKTIENSEKVNFMELLLLADEDWKMIEKYLYRGELFALYDDGLKSVCVVTQESDCICELKNIATYEKWHGEGYGSKLLNHIFSYYKDKYATMLVGTGDVPWILQFYQKSGFKVSHRIRNFFTDNYDHPMFEDGVQLVDMVYLKKDL; encoded by the coding sequence ATGATTATAAAAACCATTGAAAACAGCGAAAAAGTGAATTTTATGGAGCTTCTGCTCCTTGCCGATGAAGATTGGAAGATGATCGAGAAATACTTATATCGTGGCGAACTATTTGCCTTATATGATGACGGCTTAAAAAGCGTCTGCGTCGTTACGCAGGAAAGCGACTGTATCTGTGAACTGAAAAATATAGCTACTTATGAAAAATGGCACGGTGAGGGGTATGGAAGCAAACTTCTGAATCACATATTTTCGTATTATAAAGATAAGTATGCAACAATGCTTGTGGGAACTGGCGATGTCCCCTGGATCTTGCAGTTTTATCAGAAAAGTGGTTTTAAGGTATCCCACAGAATCAGGAACTTTTTTACAGACAACTACGACCACCCGATGTTTGAGGACGGTGTTCAGCTGGTTGATATGGTTTATTTAAAGAAAGACTTATAA
- a CDS encoding RrF2 family transcriptional regulator, translated as MRISAKGRYGLAAMIAIAQGDFEGDYVPVIVIAEKLGLSKIYLEQVFSLLKRAGLVNSVKGAQGGYRLTRKPDQINAHEILTALEQILFESTETSVEEASPAIEHAMQKCVFTPLDRAVQEHLEKITLDELVAEAGRYKGNNHFMFFI; from the coding sequence ATGCGTATATCCGCAAAGGGGCGCTATGGCCTGGCGGCCATGATCGCCATTGCCCAGGGAGATTTTGAGGGGGACTACGTTCCGGTCATCGTGATTGCGGAAAAGCTGGGGCTCTCTAAAATATATCTTGAACAGGTTTTTTCCCTGCTGAAGCGTGCCGGGCTGGTCAATTCCGTCAAAGGCGCCCAGGGCGGCTATCGGTTGACAAGGAAACCGGACCAGATCAATGCCCACGAAATTCTGACCGCGCTGGAGCAGATTCTTTTTGAAAGCACTGAAACCAGTGTAGAAGAGGCTTCACCTGCCATTGAGCACGCCATGCAGAAATGTGTATTCACCCCGCTGGACCGGGCGGTGCAGGAGCACCTTGAAAAAATAACACTGGACGAGCTGGTTGCAGAAGCCGGCCGGTACAAGGGAAACAATCACTTCATGTTTTTTATCTGA